A window of the Gemmatirosa kalamazoonensis genome harbors these coding sequences:
- a CDS encoding class I SAM-dependent methyltransferase has translation MESTLTFPIAGDDVPDRTSLPAPLVTAVERFKTSMLLLDRSLRTRRLDAAPAQDGVSAVCDALCASLREHVRRATHLEPQIGRYVFRETFAFLAGSANIDRWVAKPRGYAGDFYTIDLMYDDRPEGVGRLGRLIDRWALDLSVVRAVRNRRGLLADAIRSVAARAARAAGERVLVTSLASGPAREILDVLGAPDAPPIHATCIDIDDEAIAFAAERARERRVAEHMTFARDNVIRLSRGRGRTSVPPQHLIYSVGLIDYLEDAHVVALLDWIHDRLRPGGTAILGNMDVANPDRAFMDHILDWRLIHRTADDLRALFARSRFGDAQVHVRAEAEGINLFACCARGSELAAAA, from the coding sequence ATGGAGAGCACGCTCACCTTCCCCATCGCCGGCGACGACGTCCCCGATCGCACCTCACTCCCCGCGCCGCTCGTCACCGCCGTCGAGCGCTTCAAGACGAGCATGCTCCTCCTCGATCGCAGCCTCCGCACGCGCCGGCTCGACGCCGCGCCGGCACAGGACGGCGTGAGCGCGGTGTGTGACGCGCTCTGCGCGAGCCTCCGCGAGCACGTCCGCCGCGCGACGCATCTCGAGCCGCAGATCGGTCGCTACGTCTTTCGCGAGACGTTCGCGTTCCTCGCCGGCAGCGCGAACATCGACCGCTGGGTCGCGAAGCCGCGCGGCTACGCCGGCGACTTCTACACGATCGATCTGATGTACGACGACCGCCCCGAGGGCGTCGGCCGACTCGGCCGACTGATCGACCGGTGGGCGCTCGACCTGTCGGTGGTGCGCGCGGTGCGCAACCGACGCGGGCTCCTCGCCGATGCCATCCGCAGCGTCGCCGCACGCGCCGCCCGTGCCGCCGGCGAGCGGGTGCTCGTCACCAGCCTCGCGAGCGGCCCCGCGCGCGAGATCCTCGACGTGCTCGGCGCGCCGGACGCGCCACCCATCCACGCGACGTGCATCGACATCGACGACGAGGCGATCGCGTTCGCGGCCGAGCGGGCGCGCGAGCGGCGCGTGGCCGAGCACATGACGTTCGCGCGCGACAACGTGATCCGCCTGTCGCGCGGCCGCGGCCGGACGAGCGTCCCGCCGCAGCACCTGATCTACAGCGTGGGACTGATCGACTACCTCGAGGACGCGCACGTGGTCGCGTTGCTCGACTGGATCCACGACCGGCTGCGTCCAGGCGGCACCGCCATCCTCGGCAACATGGACGTCGCCAATCCCGACCGCGCGTTCATGGACCACATCCTCGACTGGCGGCTCATCCACCGCACCGCGGACGACCTCCGCGCGCTGTTCGCGCGCTCGCGGTTCGGCGATGCGCAGGTGCACGTGCGGGCGGAAGCCGAAGGGATCAACCTGTTCGCGTGCTGCGCGCGAGGCTCGGAGCTCGCGGCGGCGGCGTGA
- a CDS encoding integrase arm-type DNA-binding domain-containing protein: protein MPKLTKRAVDALAPQTGPVAADFFVWDDDVKGFGVRVWPSGRKSFVFAFRIGGRAGTKQRVTLGDFGALTVDEARKRATQLRADVFAGRSPAAERAARKRAVAAERAAPTVSEAADAFLAECRAKLKPSTVAEYTRLLGVTAAKRGPSKGAERQGELRRALGRFKVADITRAQVAKLHLGMADRPYSANRALATLSALFVYAERQGFRPDGSNPCRHISAYPEQKRERYLTEAEFAALGAALARAGREGLPIPPKREQRRKATPATAKHRTKDTSPEGARSLKPFNPIGVAVLRFLLLTGWREGEALTLEWAHVDHAYRGAPNAPPGFVVLPNTKTGRSIRELGAPAFAVMDEMRAHRHAGNEYVFPGKKPGAHYTDTARVWDAVRHAAGLPDVRLHDLRHAFASVAASGGLTLPLIGALLGQTDSATTARYAHLVESSRKRAAEQTSAAVATALAAGTPAARGSDSESVTRVRVLHLPHRP from the coding sequence ATGCCCAAGCTCACGAAGCGCGCGGTGGACGCATTGGCACCCCAAACCGGCCCCGTCGCGGCCGACTTCTTCGTGTGGGACGACGACGTGAAGGGCTTTGGTGTGCGCGTCTGGCCCAGTGGGCGAAAGAGCTTCGTGTTCGCCTTCCGAATTGGAGGCCGCGCGGGCACCAAGCAGCGCGTGACGCTCGGCGACTTCGGCGCCCTGACGGTGGACGAAGCGCGGAAGCGCGCCACGCAGCTTCGCGCCGACGTCTTCGCCGGCCGCTCGCCGGCGGCCGAGCGCGCGGCTAGAAAGCGCGCAGTCGCTGCAGAGCGGGCGGCACCCACCGTTTCCGAAGCGGCGGACGCCTTTCTCGCCGAGTGCCGCGCAAAGCTGAAGCCGTCCACCGTCGCGGAGTACACGCGCTTGCTCGGCGTCACCGCGGCGAAGCGCGGCCCGTCCAAAGGCGCGGAACGGCAGGGCGAGCTTCGGCGGGCGCTCGGCCGGTTTAAGGTGGCGGACATCACCAGGGCTCAGGTGGCGAAGCTGCACCTTGGCATGGCCGATAGGCCGTACTCGGCAAATCGGGCGCTCGCCACACTCTCGGCCCTCTTCGTCTACGCCGAGCGCCAGGGCTTCCGACCGGACGGCTCGAACCCGTGCCGGCACATCTCGGCCTACCCAGAGCAGAAACGGGAACGGTACCTGACCGAAGCCGAGTTTGCGGCGCTCGGTGCCGCCCTCGCGCGCGCCGGACGCGAAGGGCTCCCAATTCCCCCCAAGCGCGAGCAGCGCCGGAAGGCCACGCCGGCGACCGCGAAGCACCGCACGAAGGACACGAGCCCCGAAGGGGCGCGCTCTCTCAAGCCCTTCAACCCGATCGGCGTTGCGGTGCTGCGCTTCCTCCTGCTCACGGGGTGGCGAGAGGGCGAAGCGTTGACGCTCGAATGGGCACACGTTGACCACGCGTACCGCGGCGCGCCCAACGCGCCGCCGGGCTTCGTGGTGCTGCCCAACACGAAGACGGGGCGCAGCATTCGGGAGTTGGGGGCGCCGGCGTTCGCCGTTATGGACGAGATGCGCGCCCATCGCCACGCCGGGAACGAGTACGTCTTCCCCGGCAAGAAACCGGGCGCGCACTACACCGATACCGCTCGGGTCTGGGACGCCGTGCGCCATGCCGCAGGGCTCCCGGACGTGCGCTTGCATGACCTCCGGCACGCGTTTGCCAGCGTGGCTGCGTCCGGCGGGCTCACCCTCCCCCTGATCGGCGCGCTCCTGGGCCAGACTGACAGCGCCACAACGGCCCGGTATGCCCATCTGGTCGAGTCGAGCCGCAAGCGCGCTGCCGAGCAAACTTCGGCCGCAGTCGCTACTGCGCTCGCCGCGGGGACGCCGGCAGCGCGCGGAAGCGATTCCGAATCCGTGACGCGGGTACGAGTGCTGCACCTCCCGCATCGCCCATAG
- a CDS encoding GIY-YIG nuclease family protein has product MTGFGRSLRIYLADGSPSGVRLAEIVNWTGQAIACPRTRIAELVEWAEVARPGVYLLLEGGLGTDRGRVYMGESENVRDRLASHLLEKEFWTEAVAFTSKDTNLTKAHVRYLEARLIHLAKLAGRYDVDNSNAGFSAALPRADADAMEEFLANLRMVLGALGHRLLEPLVIAPVVPAPVTATTVPAPSGILGTLLRFDFLGLSAVGYATDEGFTVLKKSQVAIDAQPSTPKHVIALRQAALASGSMVKKGEHFSINEDMAFTSSSTAACFVAGSSRSGPLSWHTDTGVTLKELEQQSAAGIAPAI; this is encoded by the coding sequence ATGACCGGTTTCGGCAGGAGCCTTCGGATCTACCTCGCGGACGGTTCGCCTAGCGGAGTTCGTCTCGCGGAGATCGTCAACTGGACAGGTCAGGCGATCGCGTGCCCGCGTACTCGGATTGCAGAGCTCGTGGAGTGGGCAGAGGTGGCGCGCCCCGGAGTCTATCTGCTGCTTGAAGGCGGCCTCGGTACTGATCGGGGAAGAGTCTACATGGGGGAAAGCGAGAACGTCCGCGATCGTCTTGCAAGCCACCTCCTGGAGAAGGAGTTCTGGACGGAGGCCGTAGCATTCACGAGCAAGGACACGAACCTCACCAAGGCTCACGTCCGCTACTTGGAGGCTCGCCTGATCCACCTAGCGAAGCTTGCTGGACGCTACGACGTCGACAACAGCAACGCTGGCTTTTCCGCAGCGCTCCCCAGAGCGGATGCGGATGCCATGGAGGAATTCCTCGCAAATCTCCGAATGGTACTTGGCGCTCTCGGGCACAGGCTGCTGGAGCCGCTCGTAATCGCCCCCGTCGTGCCCGCGCCGGTTACGGCTACAACCGTGCCCGCGCCGAGCGGGATTCTCGGTACGCTTCTGCGCTTTGACTTCCTAGGGCTTTCCGCAGTCGGATACGCCACTGACGAGGGCTTCACTGTGCTGAAGAAATCTCAGGTCGCGATTGATGCTCAGCCCAGTACGCCGAAGCACGTCATCGCCCTCCGTCAGGCTGCACTCGCGTCTGGAAGCATGGTGAAAAAAGGCGAACACTTCTCGATCAATGAAGATATGGCCTTCACGTCGTCCTCGACGGCGGCTTGCTTCGTCGCGGGGTCGAGTCGAAGTGGGCCACTAAGCTGGCACACCGATACTGGCGTCACACTAAAGGAATTGGAGCAGCAATCCGCTGCTGGAATTGCCCCGGCGATCTGA
- a CDS encoding DNA methyltransferase produces the protein MNAVEIEEAISVLAERPFDPTEFPYAFLQAFGNKETTLSRLRAGNTNKSDVGGVLQRNNIHLAVAPPGEVSAKLSQLRESPATTKQKAKFILATDGETLEAEDLASGEPLACAWDELPDHFGFFLPLAGITTVRQIRENAFDIRATSKLNKLYVALLKENPAWGSDERRPDMNHFMARLIFSFFAEDTGIFAESRLFTDTVSRMSAADSSNTHEVIGTLFRAMNTKHADRENAGIPRWAASFPYVNGGLFSDKVDVPRFSRTARSYLLQVGSLDWKQINPDIFGSMIQAVADDEERGALGMHYTSVPNILKVLNPLFLDDLRAKLEEAGDNSRTLLNLRKRIARIRVFDPACGSGNFLVIAYKEMRAIEHEINRRRGQPGRPSEIPPTNFRGIELRGFAAEIARLALIIAEFQCDELYRGQKDAIQEFLPLDAENWITCGNALRLDWLAICPRTGTEVKLLGDDLFNTPLDQPEIDFENAGGETYICGNPPYKGRNKKDSTQKGDLAAVAGPRTSKHRTMDYVAGWLLKLADYISAVPGTAGAFVATNSVCQGEQVPVIWPLVYERGVEIFFAHLSFTWSNLASHNAGVTVVVIGLAANGTRSKCLYSGTSMRLVASIGPYLVPNTTVIVKATTTPLGPQKKMYLGSMAKDGGNLVMSLKAARDLVQNHGVNSAFVRQFFGSEEVIYGKPRACLWIDDSHADSALKNAAIAEIVERVRRFRRQSDAPSTRAFASTPHRFVQLSAASGTRAIIVPRVSSENRPYLPVSYFAAGPVIGDKCYAIYDAPLWNMALVASRLHWVWVGTVCVRLEMRFSYSNTLGWNTFPVPALTDQNMADLTRCAEDILLAREVHYPATIADLYDLETMPDNLREAHERNDEVLERIYIGRRFRNDTERLERLFAMYTQMTANEKRSSTARRMRG, from the coding sequence ATGAACGCTGTTGAGATTGAGGAAGCAATCTCGGTTCTCGCCGAGCGACCATTCGACCCGACGGAATTCCCGTACGCGTTTCTGCAGGCGTTTGGCAACAAGGAGACGACTCTCAGCCGCCTGCGCGCTGGCAATACCAACAAGTCGGACGTGGGCGGCGTCCTGCAGCGGAACAACATACACCTGGCTGTGGCACCTCCAGGCGAGGTGTCTGCGAAGCTGTCCCAACTCCGCGAGAGCCCTGCTACGACGAAGCAGAAGGCCAAGTTCATTCTCGCCACGGATGGCGAGACCCTCGAGGCTGAGGATCTTGCGAGCGGTGAGCCGCTCGCCTGTGCCTGGGACGAGCTACCCGATCACTTTGGTTTTTTCCTTCCGCTGGCGGGGATCACCACCGTTAGACAGATCCGCGAGAACGCCTTTGACATCCGTGCGACCTCCAAGCTCAACAAGCTCTACGTCGCGCTCCTGAAGGAGAACCCCGCTTGGGGAAGCGACGAGCGCCGCCCAGATATGAACCATTTCATGGCGCGGCTGATCTTCTCGTTCTTCGCGGAGGACACGGGCATCTTCGCCGAGAGCAGGCTGTTCACCGATACCGTTTCCCGGATGAGTGCGGCCGACTCATCGAACACGCATGAGGTAATCGGCACGCTGTTCCGCGCGATGAACACGAAGCATGCTGACCGTGAGAACGCAGGGATCCCGCGGTGGGCGGCGTCATTCCCATACGTCAACGGCGGCCTCTTCTCCGACAAGGTGGACGTACCGCGCTTCTCGCGCACGGCGCGCTCGTACCTCCTGCAAGTAGGCTCGTTGGACTGGAAACAGATCAATCCGGACATCTTCGGGTCGATGATCCAGGCTGTGGCTGACGATGAGGAGCGCGGGGCGCTCGGCATGCACTACACCAGCGTGCCGAACATCCTCAAGGTCCTTAACCCCCTCTTCCTGGACGACCTCCGCGCGAAGCTAGAGGAAGCGGGTGACAATTCGCGCACTTTGCTCAATCTGCGCAAGCGCATCGCCCGCATCCGCGTCTTCGACCCGGCCTGCGGCTCCGGAAATTTTCTCGTCATCGCGTACAAAGAGATGCGGGCGATTGAGCACGAGATCAATCGCCGGCGGGGCCAGCCGGGCCGGCCGTCGGAGATCCCGCCTACCAACTTCCGTGGCATCGAGCTGCGGGGCTTTGCAGCCGAGATTGCGCGTCTGGCACTCATCATCGCGGAGTTCCAGTGCGATGAGCTTTACCGGGGCCAGAAAGACGCGATTCAGGAATTCCTTCCTCTAGACGCTGAGAACTGGATCACCTGCGGCAACGCACTCCGGCTCGATTGGCTCGCGATCTGCCCCCGCACCGGAACAGAGGTAAAGCTGCTGGGGGATGACCTCTTCAACACACCGCTTGATCAACCTGAGATAGACTTTGAGAACGCGGGCGGAGAGACGTACATCTGCGGCAACCCTCCGTACAAGGGTCGTAACAAGAAGGATTCGACCCAGAAAGGAGACCTAGCTGCGGTCGCCGGGCCGCGAACGTCGAAGCACCGCACTATGGATTACGTCGCCGGCTGGCTGCTCAAGCTAGCCGACTACATCAGTGCTGTACCAGGAACTGCGGGCGCCTTTGTCGCGACCAACTCTGTCTGCCAGGGCGAACAGGTCCCAGTCATATGGCCTCTCGTTTATGAGAGGGGCGTAGAGATCTTCTTCGCTCATCTGTCCTTTACATGGTCGAATCTCGCAAGCCACAATGCGGGCGTCACTGTAGTTGTCATAGGCCTTGCCGCAAACGGTACGCGCTCGAAATGCCTCTACAGCGGCACTTCAATGCGACTTGTAGCGAGCATCGGGCCGTATTTGGTGCCAAATACTACGGTGATTGTGAAGGCAACCACTACGCCGCTCGGACCCCAGAAGAAGATGTACTTAGGCAGCATGGCGAAAGACGGTGGCAATCTGGTCATGTCGCTGAAGGCCGCGCGTGACCTTGTTCAGAACCATGGTGTCAACTCGGCCTTCGTACGGCAGTTCTTTGGATCAGAGGAAGTGATATACGGGAAGCCGCGAGCTTGTTTGTGGATCGATGACAGCCACGCGGACTCCGCACTCAAGAATGCCGCTATTGCGGAGATCGTAGAGCGTGTGCGGCGGTTCAGGAGGCAGAGCGACGCGCCTTCGACCCGCGCATTCGCTTCGACGCCGCACCGGTTTGTCCAGCTCTCTGCGGCAAGCGGAACACGAGCCATCATCGTTCCAAGAGTCTCATCGGAGAACAGGCCTTATCTCCCCGTCAGCTACTTCGCCGCCGGGCCGGTTATTGGGGACAAGTGCTATGCGATCTATGATGCGCCGCTGTGGAACATGGCGCTGGTCGCTTCGCGCCTCCATTGGGTCTGGGTCGGCACGGTTTGCGTCCGCTTGGAGATGCGGTTCTCGTATTCCAATACCCTTGGCTGGAACACGTTTCCGGTTCCGGCGCTAACGGACCAGAACATGGCCGATCTGACTCGCTGCGCCGAGGACATTCTGCTCGCGCGTGAGGTGCACTACCCTGCGACGATCGCCGACCTGTATGATCTGGAGACGATGCCGGACAATCTACGGGAAGCGCACGAGCGCAACGACGAAGTGCTGGAGCGGATCTACATTGGGCGCCGCTTCCGCAACGACACCGAACGGCTTGAGAGGCTCTTTGCCATGTACACGCAGATGACGGCAAACGAGAAGCGCTCCAGCACGGCCCGCAGGATGCGCGGATGA
- a CDS encoding DEAD/DEAH box helicase gives MNGERMEVPSISVKYAGNGSSTKLNVLGMRPMQERAWQHRGEPYLLIKSPPASGKSRALMFIALDKLHNQGIRQTIIVVPERAIGASFHNERLTDSGFWADWVVAPQWNLCDASGTDVGKVAAVESFLASDDRVLVCTHATFRFAVERFGVEAFDDRLVAVDEFHHVSVSEDNILGRHLGALISRGKVHMVAMTGSYFRGDAEAVLAPSDEAKFATVTYTYYEQLNGYQYLKRLDIGYFFYSGSYVDDILKVLDPAEKTIVHIPNVNSRESTQDKLREVEMILHALGTWEGADGTTGFQLVRTPEGRLLRIADLVDDEPAKRNRVIAALKDPAQKNNRDHVDIIIALGMAKEGFDWIWCEHALTVGYRSSLTEIVQIIGRATRDAPGKSRARFTNLIAEPDAAEQAVTEAVNDTLKAIAASLLMEQVLAPRFEFRPKNPTNTATEGFDYGEGGYDPKGRNVGFNAEEGRLQIEIAGLAEPKSDEAKRIIQEDLNELIAAVVQDKPTIEHGIFDMELMPQEITQVQVGKIVRERHPDLAEEDQEAIRQRVIAAMAFAQHAKQLAERDTNERADPVERLNTAFVDGVRRFAMDVRELDIDLIDSINPFGQAYAILSKAMTEERLRAIQAVVEAKRIAISPDDAKDLALRAAMFKRERGRLPSLTATDPWERRMAEGAKAFVRFKDEGRYDG, from the coding sequence ATGAACGGCGAGCGCATGGAGGTTCCTTCGATCTCGGTGAAGTACGCCGGAAACGGAAGCTCGACAAAATTGAACGTCCTGGGCATGCGTCCGATGCAGGAGCGGGCCTGGCAGCATCGCGGCGAGCCGTACCTCCTGATTAAGTCGCCGCCAGCCTCCGGCAAGAGCCGGGCGCTGATGTTCATCGCCTTGGACAAGTTGCACAACCAGGGGATAAGGCAGACGATCATCGTCGTGCCGGAACGCGCCATTGGCGCCTCTTTTCATAACGAGCGGCTCACAGACAGCGGCTTCTGGGCGGACTGGGTGGTTGCGCCCCAGTGGAACCTGTGCGACGCCTCCGGTACCGATGTCGGCAAGGTCGCCGCTGTAGAGTCGTTTCTGGCGAGTGACGACCGCGTGCTGGTCTGCACACACGCCACCTTCCGCTTCGCCGTTGAGCGGTTCGGTGTGGAGGCGTTTGACGACCGATTGGTCGCGGTGGACGAGTTCCACCATGTCTCGGTGAGCGAGGACAACATCCTCGGCCGCCACTTGGGCGCGCTTATCTCACGCGGCAAGGTGCACATGGTGGCGATGACCGGCTCGTACTTCCGCGGCGACGCCGAGGCCGTGCTGGCGCCATCCGATGAGGCGAAATTCGCGACCGTCACCTACACGTACTACGAGCAGCTCAATGGGTACCAGTACCTGAAGCGGCTGGACATCGGCTACTTCTTTTACTCGGGTTCGTACGTCGACGACATCCTCAAAGTCCTCGATCCGGCCGAGAAGACGATCGTCCACATACCGAACGTCAATTCTCGCGAGAGCACACAGGACAAGCTCCGCGAGGTGGAGATGATCCTCCACGCGCTCGGCACCTGGGAAGGGGCGGACGGCACCACGGGCTTTCAGCTTGTCCGCACACCGGAGGGGCGTCTCCTCCGAATCGCTGACCTGGTGGACGACGAGCCGGCAAAACGGAACCGTGTGATAGCGGCCCTAAAGGATCCGGCGCAGAAGAACAACCGCGACCACGTCGACATCATCATCGCACTTGGGATGGCGAAGGAGGGATTCGACTGGATCTGGTGCGAGCATGCACTGACGGTGGGATACAGGTCCAGCCTTACAGAGATCGTGCAGATCATCGGGCGGGCCACGCGCGATGCCCCCGGGAAGAGCCGCGCGCGCTTCACCAACCTCATTGCGGAACCGGACGCCGCGGAGCAGGCGGTGACCGAGGCGGTTAATGACACCCTGAAGGCGATCGCCGCTTCGCTACTGATGGAGCAGGTGCTGGCGCCGCGCTTCGAGTTTCGGCCGAAGAACCCGACCAACACCGCGACTGAGGGCTTTGACTACGGCGAGGGGGGCTACGATCCGAAGGGGAGGAACGTCGGATTTAATGCCGAAGAGGGGAGGCTCCAGATCGAGATTGCGGGCCTCGCCGAGCCGAAGAGTGACGAGGCGAAACGGATCATCCAGGAGGACCTGAACGAGCTGATCGCCGCGGTCGTCCAAGACAAGCCGACGATCGAACACGGGATCTTCGACATGGAGTTGATGCCGCAGGAGATCACCCAGGTTCAGGTTGGCAAGATCGTCCGTGAGCGCCACCCCGATCTTGCCGAGGAAGATCAAGAAGCGATTCGCCAACGCGTGATCGCGGCCATGGCCTTTGCCCAACATGCGAAGCAGCTGGCTGAACGGGACACGAACGAGAGAGCCGATCCGGTCGAGCGTCTCAACACCGCGTTCGTGGACGGTGTCCGCCGCTTCGCGATGGACGTCCGAGAGCTGGACATCGACCTGATTGACTCGATCAACCCCTTCGGCCAGGCCTACGCTATTCTCAGTAAGGCGATGACTGAGGAGCGGCTGCGCGCGATTCAGGCGGTGGTGGAGGCCAAACGCATCGCCATCTCCCCCGATGACGCAAAGGACCTAGCGCTCCGGGCGGCGATGTTCAAACGCGAGCGTGGTCGGCTCCCGTCGCTGACGGCGACGGACCCCTGGGAGCGTCGGATGGCTGAGGGAGCAAAGGCCTTCGTTCGCTTTAAGGATGAGGGGCGCTATGACGGGTAA
- a CDS encoding GIY-YIG nuclease family protein, which yields MTGNIDLDALRADLAEFAEPAPEAAGSPLGERVLAGFDEIQRWVTEHGRLPCHGEGIDIFERLYAVRLDRIRAQQELCALLEPIDHHGILKGSKELPSDPATLSVDELAAQLAGIARSESEITTLRHVRSRAEIQSAEEIATRQPCADFEQFQPLFKGVQDEIRAGIRQTRRFGRDAIITVRDFFVLGGQLVYVAEMGEVYRTPEGAPNARLRVIYSNGTESNLLIRSLQNALYKDETGRRVTEPDAGPLFAAHADEGDLASGKVYVLRSRSDHPEIASRRDLIHKIGVTGGDVAGRIGNAKLDPTYLLADVEVVTTYQLYHINRTKLENLLHRVFDPARLSITLTDRFGNPVSPREWFLVPLFVIDEAIERIRDGTITDYSYDPAKGSLVRRKT from the coding sequence ATGACGGGTAACATTGATCTCGACGCGCTTCGCGCCGATCTGGCGGAGTTTGCCGAGCCGGCGCCTGAGGCGGCAGGTTCGCCACTCGGAGAGCGCGTCCTTGCCGGCTTCGATGAGATTCAGCGGTGGGTCACTGAGCACGGTCGCTTGCCGTGTCACGGCGAGGGGATCGACATCTTTGAACGCCTGTACGCCGTGCGCCTTGATCGGATTCGCGCGCAGCAAGAGCTATGTGCCCTGCTGGAGCCGATCGATCATCACGGTATTCTGAAGGGGAGCAAGGAGTTGCCGTCCGATCCCGCCACTTTGAGTGTTGACGAGTTGGCTGCTCAGCTGGCAGGCATCGCTAGATCCGAGTCGGAGATTACGACACTGCGCCACGTGCGCTCTCGCGCCGAGATCCAGTCGGCGGAGGAGATCGCAACCCGCCAGCCGTGCGCGGACTTTGAGCAGTTCCAGCCGCTCTTCAAGGGGGTTCAGGACGAGATTAGGGCCGGAATCAGACAAACGCGGCGCTTCGGCAGGGATGCCATCATCACGGTTCGCGATTTCTTCGTTCTGGGTGGGCAGCTCGTATACGTCGCCGAGATGGGTGAAGTGTATCGGACGCCGGAGGGCGCACCGAATGCACGACTCCGCGTGATCTACAGCAATGGCACCGAGAGCAACCTCCTTATCCGTTCGCTGCAGAACGCGCTCTACAAGGATGAAACCGGACGCCGAGTCACCGAACCCGATGCGGGGCCGCTCTTTGCCGCGCACGCCGATGAAGGCGACCTGGCCAGTGGGAAAGTGTATGTCCTCCGTAGCAGATCTGATCACCCTGAGATCGCGTCAAGGCGCGACCTCATTCACAAGATCGGCGTGACAGGTGGAGACGTTGCCGGTAGGATCGGCAACGCAAAGCTGGACCCCACCTATCTGCTGGCGGATGTGGAGGTCGTTACGACCTATCAGCTCTACCACATCAACCGGACGAAGTTAGAGAACCTGCTCCATCGCGTCTTCGATCCGGCGCGTTTGAGCATCACGCTCACCGACCGCTTTGGCAATCCGGTGTCGCCGCGGGAGTGGTTTCTGGTTCCGCTGTTCGTTATCGACGAAGCGATTGAGCGGATCAGGGACGGGACGATCACGGACTACAGCTATGACCCCGCGAAGGGATCCTTGGTTCGGCGGAAGACGTGA
- a CDS encoding DUF3631 domain-containing protein, with amino-acid sequence MLAALGVQLAARPGAGDAAMEDAAGRGARLVFDDPEPWHEPVDGATLLDAVAAFVAQRVALPPHAADVCALWLAHTYVFDVWPVTPYLLLSSPARACGKSTLLGVLAALARRSLAAMDCSPAALYRVVERFKPTVFLDEADSWLTTKREDGIVNLLNAGARVGGQAIRCVGESTAYDVAAFDVFCPKLLSGIAVPLPDATRSRCVVLRMERADAAQLAALLPFSEHDRPSAAPLAAQLVRWTTDTRDAGALAARPALPAGIVGRDADLWIPLVTLADAAGARWPAAARAAALAFMQAGARDEPRDVGELALRDVCAYCAANPAADGELVPSAELVQSLNGDPLKPWPTLGRQGLTAKKLADYLRRFGVHAEQRRIDGANVRGYPRAALHAAGERYGYSPSDALASAEDQPAPPYHVGHAGQPGQVGPSHGGRVPLVPVVPRVPYERDAQTVIPRPAARPEVLARFHSSAG; translated from the coding sequence GTGCTCGCCGCGCTCGGCGTGCAGCTCGCCGCGCGCCCCGGCGCCGGCGACGCAGCAATGGAAGACGCGGCGGGCCGGGGTGCGCGACTCGTGTTCGATGACCCCGAGCCGTGGCATGAGCCGGTGGATGGCGCCACGCTGCTCGACGCGGTGGCCGCGTTCGTGGCGCAGCGCGTCGCGCTCCCACCGCACGCGGCAGACGTGTGCGCCCTGTGGCTGGCGCACACGTACGTGTTCGACGTTTGGCCCGTGACGCCGTACCTGCTTCTCAGCTCGCCCGCGCGCGCGTGTGGGAAGTCCACTCTGTTAGGCGTGCTGGCAGCGCTCGCCCGGCGCTCGCTCGCCGCCATGGACTGCTCGCCGGCGGCGCTTTACCGGGTCGTCGAACGCTTCAAGCCGACGGTGTTCTTGGACGAAGCCGACTCATGGCTCACGACGAAGCGGGAGGACGGGATCGTGAACCTGCTGAACGCGGGGGCGCGCGTCGGCGGACAGGCCATCCGGTGCGTGGGCGAAAGCACCGCGTACGACGTTGCCGCCTTCGACGTGTTCTGTCCGAAGCTGCTCTCCGGTATTGCGGTGCCACTGCCGGACGCCACGCGCTCGCGCTGCGTGGTGCTTCGGATGGAGCGCGCGGACGCCGCGCAGCTCGCCGCGCTGCTGCCGTTCTCGGAGCACGACCGGCCGAGTGCCGCCCCGCTCGCTGCGCAGCTCGTACGGTGGACAACCGACACGCGGGACGCCGGCGCGCTCGCTGCTCGGCCGGCGCTTCCGGCCGGAATCGTCGGCCGTGACGCGGACCTGTGGATCCCGTTGGTGACACTCGCCGACGCCGCCGGTGCGCGTTGGCCGGCGGCCGCTCGCGCTGCGGCGCTGGCGTTCATGCAGGCCGGTGCGCGCGACGAGCCACGCGACGTGGGCGAGCTGGCGTTGCGCGATGTGTGCGCCTACTGCGCCGCGAACCCGGCAGCCGACGGGGAGCTCGTCCCAAGTGCCGAGTTGGTGCAGTCGTTGAACGGCGATCCGCTCAAACCGTGGCCGACGCTCGGACGCCAGGGGCTGACGGCGAAAAAGCTCGCCGATTACCTGCGGCGCTTCGGCGTCCACGCCGAGCAGCGCAGGATCGACGGGGCGAATGTGCGCGGTTACCCTCGTGCTGCGTTGCACGCCGCCGGCGAGCGCTACGGTTATTCCCCGAGCGACGCTTTGGCCAGCGCGGAAGATCAACCCGCGCCCCCCTACCATGTGGGACACGCGGGACAACCGGGACAAGTGGGACCTTCGCACGGCGGACGCGTCCCACTTGTCCCGGTTGTCCCACGTGTCCCGTATGAGCGGGACGCGCAGACTGTTATTCCGCGACCAGCAGCGCGGCCGGAAGTGCTCGCGCGCTTCCACAGTAGCGCCGGCTAG